A stretch of Bacillus pseudomycoides DNA encodes these proteins:
- a CDS encoding class III extradiol ring-cleavage dioxygenase translates to MIPSLFLARGSPMLAIQDTDYTRFLKTLGETYKPKAIVIFTAHWETEVLTISSSDNEYETIYDFGGFPPETDEIQYKAKGSSAIATMLETKFKNNGIPVHKDTTRGLDHGSWTLLHRMYPNADIPVVQISVNPFLSTKEQYEIGQAIQGLGQENILVIGSGVTVHNLRALKWDQVTPERWAVEFDDWIINHMQNNDKNSLFNWETAAPHAHLAVPRAEHFIPLFIAMGSGNAEGKVIHRSYELGTLSYLCFQF, encoded by the coding sequence ATGATACCATCATTATTTTTAGCACGCGGCTCACCAATGCTTGCTATTCAAGATACAGATTATACACGTTTTCTAAAAACACTTGGAGAAACATATAAACCAAAAGCAATCGTTATTTTTACAGCACACTGGGAAACTGAAGTATTAACCATCTCATCTTCAGATAATGAATATGAAACAATTTATGATTTCGGCGGATTCCCTCCCGAAACGGATGAAATACAATATAAAGCAAAAGGTTCTTCAGCCATTGCAACAATGTTAGAAACAAAATTTAAGAATAACGGAATTCCCGTTCACAAAGATACAACTCGAGGATTAGATCACGGTTCATGGACACTGTTACACCGTATGTATCCAAATGCTGATATACCTGTCGTTCAAATTTCAGTAAATCCATTCCTTTCTACAAAAGAGCAATATGAAATTGGACAAGCAATTCAAGGACTTGGTCAAGAGAATATTTTAGTAATCGGCAGCGGTGTTACTGTCCATAATTTACGTGCACTCAAATGGGATCAAGTGACTCCTGAACGATGGGCTGTTGAATTTGATGATTGGATTATAAATCATATGCAAAATAACGATAAAAATTCATTGTTTAACTGGGAAACTGCTGCTCCTCACGCACATTTAGCCGTTCCAAGAGCAGAGCATTTTATCCCGCTTTTCATCGCTATGGGAAGTGGTAATGCTGAAGGAAAAGTCATTCATCGTAGCTATGAGCTTGGAACATTAAGTTATCTTTGCTTCCAGTTTTAA
- a CDS encoding response regulator transcription factor, translated as MKQQSILIVDDDADIVQLIEVHLRQEEFRVLRAYTGVEALNILDINDIQLVILDIMMPAMDGIEVCRRIRERHNIPVMFLSAKATDIDKVIGLSTGADDYITKPFSMMELVARVKAQLRRYTYFNQVPSEVHKNKIKIRGLEIDELSRKVMLYGKAINLTKTEYDILHLMAKNRNRVFTLEEIYESIWRERAHESNNTVMVHLARLRNKIEENPKKSTIIKNVWGVGYKIED; from the coding sequence ATGAAACAACAATCTATATTAATCGTAGATGATGACGCAGATATTGTTCAATTAATTGAAGTACATTTACGCCAAGAAGAGTTTCGTGTTTTAAGAGCTTATACCGGGGTAGAGGCATTAAATATTTTAGATATAAATGATATACAACTGGTTATTTTGGACATTATGATGCCTGCCATGGATGGAATTGAGGTATGCCGAAGAATAAGAGAACGACATAATATTCCTGTTATGTTCTTAAGTGCAAAAGCGACAGATATAGATAAGGTTATTGGACTAAGCACAGGCGCAGATGATTATATAACGAAACCATTTAGTATGATGGAGCTCGTAGCACGGGTGAAGGCACAATTAAGAAGATATACATATTTCAATCAAGTTCCAAGCGAAGTACATAAAAACAAAATTAAAATCAGAGGTTTGGAGATAGATGAATTATCCAGAAAAGTGATGTTGTACGGGAAAGCTATTAATCTTACAAAAACGGAATACGATATATTACATCTTATGGCTAAAAATAGAAACCGGGTATTCACATTAGAAGAAATATATGAAAGTATTTGGAGAGAAAGAGCTCATGAAAGCAATAATACTGTCATGGTTCATCTTGCAAGGTTAAGAAATAAGATAGAAGAAAATCCAAAGAAATCAACAATTATAAAAAATGTTTGGGGAGTCGGTTATAAAATTGAAGACTAA
- the ilvA gene encoding threonine ammonia-lyase IlvA, producing the protein MVQNVRERVKIEDILVAHNHMKDIVNKTPLQRDSVLSEKYECDVYVKREDLQVIRSFKIRGAYNLIQNLSKEQLQNGVVCASAGNHAQGVAYTCNLLKIRSKIFMPTTTPKQKVSQVQFFGGAYAEIVLVGDTFDSSFQEAQRYCEENSMMFVHPFDDPYVIAGQGTVAVEILHDMEKHVDYVFTAIGGGGLASGIGTYVKGVSPDTKVIGVEPKGAASMKEAFLQNENVALEKIDSFVDGAAVKKVGKLTFETCKEVLDDIVLIPEGKICTTILELYKKNAIVAEPAGALSIAALDFYKDEIKGKTVVCTLSGGNNDIDRMQEMKERSLIYEGLKHYFIIEFPQRSGALREFLDKGLGPEDDITRFEYIKKHNKENGPALVGVELKHKEDYEPLISRFQKNNIQFMELNKKPVLFDLLI; encoded by the coding sequence ATGGTGCAAAATGTAAGGGAGAGAGTGAAAATCGAAGATATCCTTGTGGCTCATAATCACATGAAGGATATCGTCAATAAAACACCGCTTCAGCGAGATTCCGTTTTATCTGAGAAATATGAATGTGACGTATATGTGAAACGGGAAGACTTACAGGTCATTCGTTCGTTTAAAATTCGAGGGGCGTACAATTTAATTCAAAATCTATCAAAAGAACAATTACAAAACGGAGTTGTATGCGCGAGCGCTGGTAATCATGCACAAGGGGTTGCTTATACGTGTAACTTATTGAAAATTCGTTCTAAAATTTTTATGCCAACAACAACGCCTAAACAAAAAGTATCTCAAGTACAATTTTTTGGAGGTGCTTATGCGGAAATTGTGTTAGTTGGAGACACATTTGATAGCTCTTTCCAAGAAGCGCAGCGCTATTGTGAGGAAAATAGCATGATGTTTGTTCATCCATTTGATGATCCTTATGTAATTGCAGGGCAAGGAACGGTCGCTGTTGAAATTTTACACGATATGGAGAAACATGTGGATTACGTTTTCACCGCAATTGGTGGCGGTGGTTTAGCATCAGGTATTGGTACATATGTAAAAGGTGTGAGTCCTGATACGAAAGTAATCGGTGTGGAACCAAAGGGAGCAGCATCGATGAAAGAAGCTTTTTTACAAAATGAAAACGTCGCTCTAGAAAAAATTGATAGCTTTGTTGATGGGGCAGCGGTTAAAAAAGTAGGAAAACTAACTTTTGAAACTTGTAAAGAAGTGCTGGATGACATTGTATTGATTCCTGAGGGAAAAATTTGTACAACAATTTTAGAATTGTACAAGAAAAATGCAATTGTTGCTGAGCCAGCTGGTGCTCTTTCCATTGCGGCACTCGATTTTTACAAGGACGAAATTAAGGGAAAAACCGTTGTTTGTACGTTAAGCGGTGGCAATAATGATATCGATAGAATGCAAGAAATGAAAGAGCGCTCTCTCATTTATGAAGGGTTAAAACATTATTTTATTATTGAATTCCCGCAGCGTTCAGGAGCATTGCGAGAATTTCTTGATAAAGGTTTAGGACCAGAAGATGACATCACTCGTTTTGAGTATATTAAAAAACACAATAAAGAAAATGGGCCTGCACTTGTTGGGGTGGAGTTAAAACATAAGGAAGATTATGAGCCATTAATTAGCCGTTTTCAAAAAAATAATATTCAATTTATGGAGCTAAATAAAAAGCCTGTTTTGTTTGATTTGTTAATTTAA
- a CDS encoding GNAT family N-acetyltransferase — MIVREALLNEANELSELALNSKATWDYSEEFIRACKEDLTITEEYIINNYVYVLENEGVKIGFFSFLRKEGDALDFLYLHPDYKGKGYGKLLWQRVVEKAVELGMKSFTIDSDPNAKGYYIKMGAKLIGETPSTVFKNRTLPLLQYDV, encoded by the coding sequence ATGATAGTGCGAGAAGCGTTATTAAACGAAGCAAATGAACTCAGTGAACTAGCACTAAATTCAAAAGCAACTTGGGATTACAGCGAAGAATTTATACGAGCATGCAAGGAAGATTTAACAATTACGGAAGAGTATATTATCAATAACTACGTATATGTTTTAGAAAATGAAGGAGTAAAAATTGGGTTTTTCTCGTTTTTACGTAAAGAAGGAGATGCTCTTGATTTCTTATATTTACATCCAGATTATAAGGGAAAAGGTTATGGGAAACTTCTATGGCAACGTGTTGTGGAAAAAGCAGTTGAATTAGGAATGAAGAGTTTTACGATTGATAGCGATCCTAATGCAAAAGGCTATTATATAAAAATGGGAGCAAAATTAATAGGGGAGACACCTTCGACAGTTTTTAAAAATCGTACTTTACCACTTTTACAGTATGATGTATAA
- a CDS encoding CapA family protein, with protein MTTLFKRFILIVILITPIVLLINNSFTSKATNKAAVDSKAEKSKKKEDPEITVTFSGDTMFDWQLRPVIQKNGADYPFQHVKNEITKADISFINLESAFTTQEKKAPGQLFWIKSDPSTLQAIKNTGYDIVNIGNNHTLDYGQDGLMDTISHVEKLKLPYVGAGKNADDAYTAREITVKGKKFKFLSFVRFMPDFTWVAGKDKPGVANGYDINLVTKTIKEQKKDADYLIVYMHWGVEKSNRPVDYQKQYVPKIVEAGADAIVGSHPHWLQGFEYYNKVPVAYSLGNFLFPNYVKGKSAETGVLTLTFKGKDVQMSFNPYSIRNNQISPVTPEEKKKTLQYLQNVSTDVEIDETGTIKNKRS; from the coding sequence ATGACAACTTTATTTAAACGATTTATTTTAATAGTAATTCTTATTACGCCGATTGTTTTATTGATAAATAACTCATTTACTTCAAAAGCAACAAATAAAGCTGCAGTAGACAGTAAAGCGGAAAAATCAAAGAAAAAAGAAGATCCCGAAATCACAGTTACTTTCTCTGGTGATACAATGTTTGATTGGCAATTACGACCGGTTATTCAAAAAAACGGTGCTGATTATCCGTTTCAACATGTGAAAAATGAAATAACAAAAGCTGATATTTCATTTATAAACTTGGAATCTGCTTTTACAACACAGGAGAAAAAGGCCCCTGGTCAGTTATTCTGGATTAAAAGCGATCCTTCCACATTACAGGCTATTAAAAACACAGGCTATGACATTGTGAATATTGGTAATAACCATACCCTTGACTATGGACAGGATGGTTTAATGGATACGATTTCTCACGTAGAAAAACTAAAACTTCCTTATGTAGGAGCTGGAAAGAATGCGGATGACGCATACACAGCTAGGGAAATTACAGTAAAGGGAAAAAAATTCAAATTCCTTTCCTTTGTTCGCTTTATGCCTGACTTTACTTGGGTAGCTGGTAAAGACAAGCCAGGTGTTGCAAATGGATATGATATCAATCTAGTAACAAAAACGATTAAAGAACAAAAGAAAGACGCCGATTATCTGATTGTATATATGCATTGGGGCGTTGAAAAATCCAATAGACCTGTAGACTATCAAAAACAATATGTACCGAAAATAGTTGAAGCTGGTGCTGATGCGATTGTTGGAAGTCACCCACATTGGTTACAAGGATTTGAATACTACAACAAAGTCCCTGTCGCTTATTCATTAGGAAACTTCTTGTTCCCTAACTATGTAAAAGGGAAAAGTGCTGAAACAGGTGTATTAACTCTTACATTTAAAGGAAAAGATGTACAAATGTCATTTAATCCTTATAGCATTCGTAATAATCAAATTTCACCAGTCACTCCTGAGGAAAAGAAAAAAACATTACAATACTTACAAAACGTTTCAACTGATGTAGAAATTGATGAAACTGGAACAATTAAAAATAAACGTAGTTAG
- a CDS encoding peptide ABC transporter substrate-binding protein yields MKQKKSRLLAITLVTSLILSACSSKANKVNKEDQKQVLNVTVSEEIPSLDTAKAMDGTSSHVMQNIFEGLYVMDNQDKPIPGVARSFEKSEDGKRYTFHLRKDAKWSNGESVTAHDFVFSWKRTLSPETASQYAYMLFYIKNAKEINKGTLATDRLGVKALDNYTLEVQLEQPVPYLLQLLALPIYLPQHESFVKEQGNRYGLEPNNLIYNGAFVLEKWKHEQEFQLKKNDTYWDKGKVKLDEINFHIVKDTMTAVNLYESGTLDRVPINSTFVERYKNNKELHVSSESAIAMLRFNERNASLANKKVRQAISLALNKEEFVKHFINNGATPAQGLIPRGYKNEATGKDFRKENGNIARYDLQKAKKLWTDAKKELGTESVTVELLTFEQDNARRMVEYIKGELEKHLQGLTVQIKQQPFKQKLQLEQTGQYDISMVVWGPDYKDPISYLELFTINNPNNKMEYSNSYYDDLIKKAKYDIVLDQQKRWKTLQEAERVVLEDAAIAPLYHTGSAYIQKEYVKGIEKHQFGGVYTYKHAFIAEK; encoded by the coding sequence ATGAAGCAGAAAAAGAGCCGCTTACTAGCAATTACACTTGTCACATCTTTAATTTTATCGGCTTGTAGTAGTAAAGCGAATAAAGTTAATAAAGAGGATCAAAAACAAGTGTTAAACGTAACAGTATCAGAAGAAATCCCTTCTCTTGATACAGCAAAAGCGATGGATGGTACATCATCACATGTGATGCAAAATATATTTGAAGGATTGTATGTGATGGATAATCAAGATAAGCCTATACCTGGTGTGGCGAGGTCATTTGAGAAAAGTGAGGATGGGAAAAGATATACATTCCATTTGCGTAAAGATGCAAAATGGTCAAATGGGGAATCAGTAACAGCACATGATTTTGTTTTTTCTTGGAAACGGACATTGAGTCCTGAAACAGCATCTCAATATGCATACATGCTATTTTATATAAAAAACGCAAAAGAAATAAATAAAGGTACATTGGCTACTGATCGACTAGGAGTAAAGGCATTAGATAATTATACGCTAGAAGTACAGTTAGAGCAGCCTGTTCCATATTTACTGCAATTACTAGCATTGCCTATTTATTTACCACAGCATGAATCATTTGTGAAAGAACAAGGAAATCGTTATGGATTAGAGCCTAATAACCTTATATATAATGGAGCGTTTGTGTTAGAAAAATGGAAGCATGAACAAGAATTTCAATTAAAGAAAAATGATACTTACTGGGATAAGGGGAAAGTGAAGCTAGATGAAATAAACTTCCATATTGTAAAAGATACAATGACAGCTGTAAATTTATATGAATCTGGTACTCTTGACCGTGTGCCTATTAATTCTACATTTGTAGAACGATACAAAAACAACAAAGAGCTACATGTGTCAAGTGAGTCAGCCATAGCTATGCTTCGATTTAATGAAAGAAATGCTTCACTAGCAAATAAAAAAGTTCGTCAAGCTATTTCTTTAGCATTGAATAAAGAGGAATTTGTAAAGCACTTTATAAATAATGGTGCAACTCCTGCGCAAGGTCTGATCCCAAGAGGATATAAGAATGAAGCAACTGGGAAGGATTTTAGAAAGGAGAATGGGAATATTGCTAGATATGATTTGCAAAAAGCAAAAAAACTTTGGACAGACGCTAAAAAAGAGCTTGGCACGGAAAGTGTTACAGTTGAGCTCCTGACATTTGAACAAGATAATGCAAGGCGTATGGTAGAGTATATAAAAGGAGAGTTGGAAAAGCATTTACAAGGTTTAACAGTGCAAATTAAGCAGCAACCATTCAAGCAAAAATTACAGCTAGAACAAACAGGCCAATATGATATATCTATGGTAGTGTGGGGACCAGATTATAAAGACCCGATAAGTTACTTAGAATTATTTACGATAAATAACCCCAATAATAAGATGGAATATTCGAATTCTTATTATGATGATCTTATAAAGAAAGCAAAATATGATATTGTACTAGACCAACAGAAAAGATGGAAAACCTTACAAGAGGCAGAGCGAGTAGTCTTGGAAGATGCTGCAATTGCCCCACTTTATCATACTGGTTCAGCATATATACAGAAGGAATATGTCAAAGGTATTGAGAAGCATCAATTTGGTGGGGTGTATACGTATAAACATGCTTTTATAGCTGAAAAATAA
- a CDS encoding DUF554 domain-containing protein has translation MVILGAVVNGLCIIIGTMLGKCLNSIPESMKGTIMHTIGLAVTVLGLQMGLKSENFLVVIISLVIGAMVGEWLELEEKLKSLGDWLEQKVGSKGEGSISLGFVTATLIFAIGAMGILGALDSGIRGNHDVLFTKAIIDGFISLILTTTLGIGVLFSAIPVILYEGSIAIFATQINSFVPEKLMNQFIMEMTATGGIMIFAIGLNLLGFIKIKVANLLPGIVVVGIIVSIVYGYNLYA, from the coding sequence ATGGTTATATTAGGAGCAGTAGTGAACGGGCTTTGTATAATAATCGGTACTATGTTAGGGAAATGTTTAAACAGTATTCCTGAAAGCATGAAAGGGACAATAATGCATACAATCGGTTTAGCTGTTACCGTACTTGGTCTTCAAATGGGATTGAAAAGTGAAAACTTTCTTGTTGTAATTATAAGTCTTGTCATTGGTGCAATGGTTGGAGAATGGTTGGAGTTAGAAGAAAAATTAAAGAGTTTAGGAGATTGGCTAGAACAAAAGGTTGGATCAAAAGGAGAAGGTAGTATATCTCTTGGATTTGTGACAGCTACATTAATTTTTGCCATTGGAGCAATGGGGATACTTGGAGCTTTAGATAGCGGTATTCGAGGCAATCATGATGTATTATTTACAAAAGCAATTATTGATGGGTTTATTTCTCTTATTTTAACGACAACGCTCGGAATAGGCGTACTATTTTCAGCAATACCAGTCATTTTATACGAGGGCAGTATTGCGATTTTCGCGACGCAGATTAATAGTTTTGTACCAGAGAAGTTGATGAATCAGTTTATCATGGAAATGACTGCGACTGGTGGAATTATGATTTTTGCAATTGGACTCAATTTGCTTGGATTTATTAAAATTAAAGTGGCGAATTTATTGCCAGGGATAGTGGTAGTTGGAATTATTGTTTCTATTGTATATGGATATAATTTGTATGCTTAG
- a CDS encoding bifunctional S-methyl-5'-thioadenosine deaminase/S-adenosylhomocysteine deaminase, whose amino-acid sequence MRGEILLKTAYVSATIATLNEQNEVLQNGYIIVEDDKIIEVQSGEFSNQDQVDEVIDLKGKWLLPGLVNTHTHVVMTLLRGIGDDMLLQPWLETRIWPLESQFTPDLAVASTELGLLEMVKSGTTTFSDMFNPIGVDQDAIMETIRKSGMRAAVSRTLFSFGTKADEKKAIQEAEKYVKQYYSEGAMLTTMVAPHSPYTCSTEMLEECARIAMENHTMVHIHLSETEREVRDIEVQYGKRPVEYAASCGLFKRPTVIAHGVVLNKNERAFLAEQDVRVAHNPNSNLKLGSGIADVKSMLEAGIKVGIATDSVASNNNLDMFEELRVATLLQKGIHKDATALPVETALSLATRGGAEVIGMKQTGSIEVGKCADFITIDPSNKPHLQPAEEVLSHLVYAASGKDISDVVINGKHIVWNGECKTLDEERIIFEASRYKRGLKM is encoded by the coding sequence TTGAGAGGGGAAATACTTTTGAAAACAGCTTATGTAAGCGCTACGATTGCAACTTTAAATGAACAGAATGAAGTGTTACAAAATGGATATATCATTGTAGAAGATGATAAGATTATAGAAGTACAAAGTGGAGAATTTTCTAATCAGGATCAAGTGGATGAAGTAATCGATTTAAAAGGAAAGTGGTTATTGCCAGGTCTTGTGAATACGCATACACATGTTGTAATGACTCTTTTACGTGGCATTGGTGATGATATGTTGCTCCAGCCGTGGCTTGAAACAAGAATTTGGCCACTGGAAAGTCAATTTACGCCAGATCTTGCAGTTGCGAGTACAGAACTTGGTTTATTAGAAATGGTAAAAAGCGGGACGACAACATTTTCTGATATGTTTAATCCGATTGGTGTAGATCAGGATGCCATTATGGAAACGATTCGTAAGAGTGGAATGCGTGCAGCAGTTTCAAGAACGTTATTTAGCTTTGGAACGAAAGCGGATGAGAAGAAAGCAATTCAAGAGGCTGAAAAATATGTAAAACAATATTATAGCGAAGGTGCCATGTTAACAACGATGGTTGCCCCTCATAGTCCATATACATGTTCTACAGAAATGCTAGAAGAGTGTGCGCGAATTGCGATGGAAAATCATACAATGGTCCACATTCATCTTTCGGAGACAGAGCGTGAAGTACGTGATATTGAGGTGCAATATGGTAAACGTCCAGTAGAGTATGCAGCAAGTTGTGGCTTGTTTAAGAGACCAACAGTTATTGCTCACGGCGTTGTGTTAAATAAAAATGAGCGCGCTTTCTTAGCAGAACAAGATGTTCGTGTTGCTCATAATCCAAATAGTAATCTAAAATTAGGATCTGGTATAGCGGATGTTAAATCGATGTTAGAAGCAGGGATAAAAGTTGGTATTGCAACAGATAGCGTCGCATCCAACAATAATTTAGATATGTTTGAAGAGCTCCGCGTTGCAACTTTATTGCAAAAGGGAATTCATAAGGATGCAACGGCATTACCAGTTGAAACAGCTCTTTCACTTGCAACAAGAGGAGGTGCAGAAGTAATCGGTATGAAACAAACAGGTTCCATTGAAGTAGGGAAGTGTGCGGACTTTATTACAATTGATCCATCTAATAAGCCTCACTTACAACCAGCAGAAGAAGTATTATCGCATCTTGTGTATGCAGCGAGTGGAAAAGATATATCAGATGTTGTAATTAATGGAAAACATATTGTGTGGAATGGTGAATGTAAAACTTTAGATGAAGAGCGAATTATTTTTGAAGCGAGTCGCTATAAACGAGGACTGAAAATGTAG
- a CDS encoding alpha/beta fold hydrolase, whose translation MNIRESFVTVLDGSEIYLRKWLPESEPRGIIQIAHGMTEHAGVYTEYIDALLKAGYGVYAHDHRGHGKTAKQEEDYGHFEPNVGWNQAVSDIIFVSELVRNEHNCSLFLLGHSMGSFLSRRAVQLRGELYDGFLISGTGGNPGFLGVIGHKVATIEMKLRGAKTKSPTLNFLSFGNFNSNFKPNRTKFDWLSSDTSQVDKYIEDPLCGFICSTSFYRELFSGVLEVNRPEEYKKTPKDLPIHIFSGDRDPVGDMGKGVKEVYDMYKNCGVKDVTLRLYENGRHEMFHEVNRDEVFQDLISWLNEHSV comes from the coding sequence ATGAATATACGGGAAAGCTTTGTTACGGTGTTGGATGGATCTGAAATTTATTTACGTAAGTGGCTGCCGGAAAGTGAGCCTCGTGGAATTATACAGATTGCACATGGTATGACGGAACATGCTGGTGTCTATACAGAATACATTGATGCCTTATTGAAGGCTGGTTATGGTGTATATGCTCATGATCATCGGGGACATGGGAAAACAGCAAAACAAGAAGAGGATTACGGCCATTTCGAACCGAATGTTGGTTGGAATCAAGCTGTTTCTGACATAATCTTTGTATCGGAACTTGTTCGTAATGAACATAATTGTTCGCTTTTTTTATTAGGACATAGTATGGGCTCTTTCTTATCTAGACGTGCTGTGCAACTCCGCGGTGAACTATATGATGGATTCCTTATTTCTGGGACAGGTGGAAATCCTGGTTTTTTAGGTGTTATAGGTCATAAAGTGGCCACAATTGAAATGAAGCTTCGCGGTGCAAAAACGAAAAGTCCGACGTTGAACTTTTTATCATTTGGAAATTTTAATTCGAACTTTAAACCGAATCGGACAAAGTTTGATTGGCTTTCTTCAGATACAAGTCAAGTTGATAAATATATAGAAGATCCATTATGTGGTTTTATTTGTTCAACGAGTTTTTATCGTGAATTGTTTAGTGGTGTGCTTGAAGTGAATAGACCAGAAGAATATAAAAAAACGCCGAAAGACCTTCCTATACATATTTTTTCCGGAGATCGTGATCCAGTGGGAGATATGGGGAAAGGCGTAAAAGAAGTATACGATATGTATAAAAATTGTGGTGTGAAAGATGTAACACTTCGCCTATATGAAAATGGAAGGCACGAAATGTTCCATGAAGTAAATAGGGATGAAGTATTTCAAGATTTGATTTCTTGGTTAAATGAACATAGTGTATAA
- a CDS encoding GNAT family N-acetyltransferase: MFPILETERLILRELTESDAQSILNCFSNTDVLRYYGQNPLKSIDQVKQIIRNFVESYNEKHGIKCGIELKGTKGIIGTIGFHDWSSEHKRANISYALFPEQWRNGYATEAVSQVISYGFHILHLTRIGAIVFLENESSNKLLTKLGFKKEGVLQNYLYQNGIPHDTNVYSLLKSV; the protein is encoded by the coding sequence ATGTTTCCTATATTAGAAACAGAACGACTCATTTTGAGAGAACTTACAGAATCTGATGCACAAAGTATATTAAATTGCTTTTCTAATACAGATGTATTACGTTACTATGGTCAAAATCCATTAAAAAGTATAGATCAGGTAAAACAAATCATTAGAAATTTTGTAGAAAGTTACAATGAAAAACATGGTATAAAATGTGGAATTGAACTAAAGGGGACGAAAGGTATTATTGGAACCATCGGCTTTCACGATTGGTCTTCTGAACATAAAAGAGCTAACATAAGTTATGCACTTTTCCCTGAGCAATGGAGAAATGGATATGCTACTGAAGCGGTCTCTCAAGTTATATCATATGGTTTTCATATTCTTCATTTAACACGTATCGGAGCAATTGTTTTTCTGGAAAATGAATCATCTAATAAATTGTTAACAAAACTAGGATTTAAGAAAGAAGGAGTTCTACAAAATTATTTGTATCAAAACGGGATTCCACATGATACAAACGTTTATTCTTTACTAAAATCTGTTTAA